In Asticcacaulis sp. SL142, the sequence GTTTGACCCAACTGGTTCTGAAATAGTCGTTTTTCATGAATTTACCCCGCCGTGGCTGACGGTAATTCAATACGCTTTGGCGTCAAGGGACTTATTGATTGGACGCCGCCGCCCCGCCACCCCAGATGGACAGGCCCAGCAGAAAGCCGAAATCGTACCAGCGCCCGATATTGGGCACAGCGTACATGCGGATGTCGTCGTTAAACAGGCTGATGACAAAGCTGATGGGGGCGATCAGCCCGTGCCACAGTCCCATCCAGAAGGCCGGTGCGCCCGGTGTGCCTGCGGGTTGATGGGCCATGCAGGCGCTTAAGGCCAAGGCGGTGACGAGCACCGTGCCAAAGGTGATTAGTCGTGTGGTTTTTGTCATGCGCCCCTCCCGTTCGGGTGAGGATAGCGCGGACGGCTCGAAATAAAAAGAGCCAGCGTTGCCGCTGGCTCCCAGTTTCGGGTGCAGGGACTGTGTCCCTGCTTAGAGGGCCTTGACGATGCCTTCGACCATTTTCTTGGCATCGGCAAAGAGCATCATGGTATTGTCGCGGAAGAACAGTTCGTTTTCGACGCCAGCATAGCCTGACGACATGCCGCGTTTGACGAACAGGACGGTGCCGGCTTTTTCGACATCAAGGATCGGCATACCATAGATGGCCGAGGTCTTATCGGTCTTGGCAGCCGGGTTGGTGACGTCGTTAGCCCCGATAACGAAAGCAACATCGGCGGTGGCGAACTCTGAGTTGATGTCCTCAAGCTCGAACACTTCGTCATAGGGGACGTTGGCTTCGGCCAGCAGCACGTTCATGTGGCCGGGCATACGACCTGCGACGGGGTGGATGGCGTATTTGACTTCGACGCCTTCTTCTTTGAGTTTGTCGGCCATTTCGCGCAAGGTGTGCTGAGCTTGGGCGACCGCCATGCCGTAGCCGGGGACGATGATGACCTTTGAGGCATTCTTCATGATGAAGGCGGCGTCATCGGCTGAGCCTTGTTTCACGGGCCGCGTCTCGACCTTACCGCCCGCAGCGGTGTCGGCTGTGGCGCCAAAGCCCCCTAAGATGACCGAGATAAACGACCGGTTCATGGCCTTACACATGATGTAGCTGAGGATAGCCCCCGAAGACCCCACCAGCGCGCCGGTGATGATCAGGGCGATGTTCTCTAACGTGAACCCAAGTGCTGCTGCCGCCCAGCCGGAATAGGAGTTGAGCATGGAGACCACGACCGGCATGTCGGCGCCGCCGATCGGGATGATGAGGGTGATGCCGAGGATTAGCGCCAGGGCAAAGATGACCCAGAACGCCCAGGTCGCCTGACCGGCTGTCGAGATTAAAACCCCGATCAGCACCACAATGCCGAGCCCAAGCGCGATATTGAGCAGGTGGCGGGCGGGCAGGATGATCGGTGCGCCCGACATATTGCCGTTGAGCTTGGCAAAGGCGATGACCGAGCCGGTAAAGGTGATCGCCCCGATGGCGACGCCCAGTGCCAGTTCGATGATCGACTGGATCTTGATGCCGCCAAGACCGTCCGCGATATGGAAGGCTTCGGGGGCATAGAGGGCACCGACGGCGACCAGACAGGCGGCCATGCCGACGAGTGAGTGGAACGCTGCCACAAGCTGCGGCATGGAGGTCATGGAGACCTTCTTGGCGATGGTGGCCCCGGCAAAGCCGCCGATGGCGATGCCGCCGACGATCAGGCCGATGGTGACGGGATCAAGCTCACCGCCGATAAACAGGCCAATCAGGGTCACGCCGACCGCAATGGCCATGCCGATCATGCCGTAGAGATTGCCCTTACGGCTGGTTTCCGGCGACGATAGCCCGCGCAGGGCCAGAATGAACAGAACGCCGGACACCAGATAGGCGAGGGCGGAAATGTCAGAGAAGGTCATTGAACGCCTCCTGTGCGTGTGGAGGGCTGCGTCTCCGCCCCACTCTGTGGGGAGGGGGACCGCGAGCCCGTAAGGGCTGACGCGGTGGAGGGGTAATGGAGAGGGAGGTTGTACCCCTCCGTCAGCGACGCTGCGCGCGCTGCCACCTCCCCATGCGATGGGGAGGAGAAAGGTGCTATGTTTTGCATTAGTGCTTCCCCCCGTCCGCTTTTGCGGGCTTTTCTTTCTTTTTGTACATGGCCAGCATCCGGCGGGTGACCATGAAGCCGCCGAAGATATTGACCGCGGCAAAGGCTGAGGCGATGGCACCAGAGCCTTTGGATATCCATGCGTCTGATCCGGTGGCGGATGCCGCAGCGGCCAGTAAGGCCCCCACGATAATGACTGAGGAAATGGCGTTGGTTACCGCCATCAGCGGCGTGTGCAGGGCGGGGGTGACGCTCCACACCACATAATAGCCCACGAAAATGGCCAGTACGAAAATGGCCAGACGAAAGATGGTTGGATCAACGACTTCCATAGTTTTTCCTCTTAAGCGGGGCGATGGAATAGGCGACGCTGGCCGCACGGATCAGGCCGTCCTGATCATATTCGTGGGTTTCCGTCACCACATGGCTGGATTGGTTGCGGTAGACCAGAGTGTTGTGCGCGACACCCTGACAATTGGCGATGCCTTCAAAATGCAGGTTCGGCACGCGCTCAAGGGCGGCTTTAACATAGTGAAATAAGGCCTCGATACCGTTCAGGACGCCGTCTTCGGACATGTCCATTCGGGTGACGAAGGGCGATGAAAACACAACGTCGTCGGCATAAAGCTCGCAAATGCCCTGCGCATCGCGGTTGTTCCATGCGGCGTAAAAGGCCAGTTCGCGGGCGTGGGGTGTGGAGGCATTAAGGCTCATGAGGGGGCTTTCAAAGAGGGATGGACGATGGCGCCATCCTTGGTGACCAGCGCGGCCTTGAGGATTTCATCCTCAAAATCCGGGGCTAAGGCACCGTCTTTGGTGATCAGAAGGCCCACAAACGCCTGAAGGTTCTTGGCATACAGGGCGGAGGCGTCCGTGGCTATGCTGGTGACGATATTTGTCGGGCCATAGATTTTGACGCCGTTCACATCGACGATCTGATCGGGTACGCAACCTTCGACATTGCCGCCCTGGGGGGCCGCCAGATCAATCAGCACCGAACCGGGCTTCATCGAGGCGACCTGCTCTTTGGTGACCAGAATGGGGGCCGCCCGGCCGGGGATCAGGGCGGTGGTAATCACAATGTCCTGCTTGGCGATATGGGCGGTGACGAGGGCGGCTTGTTTCGCTTTATACTCCGCCGACATTTCCTTGGCGTAGCCACCGGCGGTCTGGGCGTTTTTGAACTCTTCGTCCTCAACGGCGGTAAACTTGGCCCCCAGTGATTCGACCTGTTCCTTGGTGGCCGGGCGCACGTCAGTGGCGGAGACAACCGCGCCTAAACGACGGGCGGTGGCGATGGCTTGCAGACCCGCAACGCCAACCCCCATGATGAAGGTCTTGGCGGGGGCGACCGTACCCGCCGCCGTCATCATCATCGGGAACGCCTTACCGTATATGGCGGCGGCATCAATGACGGCGCGGTAACCGGCCAGATTGGCCTGAGACGACAGCACGTCCATGACCTGCGCGCGGGTGATACGTGGCACAAACTCCATCGCATAGGCCGAAGCCCCCGCCGTGGCCAGCGCGGCGAGGGTTTCTTTCTCGCGGTAGGCATCGAGCAGGGCGATAACCTGCGCGCCGGGTTTCAGCGCGGCGATTTCCACGGCTTCCGGCCCGCGCACCTTAAGCACGATATCGGCGGTTTTTATGGCTTCGGTGGCCGATTTGGCGATGTGCGCGCCTGCGTCCACAAACGCCTGATTGGTGATGGCCGCCCCCAGACCTGCGCCGGTTTCAACCTGCACAACGATGCCCGCAGCGGTCCATTTCTTCACGGTATCGGGGGTGGCGGCCACGCGGGTCTCACCGGTGCGCGTTTCCTTTGGTATGGCGATGGTAATGGCCACGTTCGCTCCCTCTTTTGCTTGTCCGGCGGCAAAGGAAGGTAGTTACATCATGTAAATACTATCAATTGAAACCGGATGTGTCGCTTTGTACAAGTATTGCGTCATTATGAGGAAATAGTCGAGGTGTCAAAGCCTGTTTATTGGTTTTGAGACACCGGTGTCATTTTTAAGTATTAGTCCTACAATTAAAAGCTTTATTGTGCGGCGCACATGAAAACGCCCTGACTTAGCTAAAAGTCAGGGCGTAAAACAGATGATGCGGTGAACGGCCAGTTAATGTTTGGCGTCAGGCTTGGTCTTAAGCATGAACCAGCCGACAACCACCAGCGCCCCGGTCGAAATCACAGCCGGGATAAAGCCCGCGCCCTTAACGGCGAACATGACTGTGATGAACAGGACAAACGCCGCCGTGGCCAGCGAACCCCACTTGGTCATGCCCACGAACAGGTCATATGAATTTTGCTGAGCGTGGACATCCATCTCACCCTTGACGTAATCGTTGTGAGCATCGTGATGATCGGCCATGACAGGTTCCCTGAATAAATCTTATGTCGTTGAGGATATAGCAAACACCGGGTGATCCGGTCAACTGTCACGGTTTCGGGCTCAGTTTAACGCTTCAAACTGGTCGATCAGGCTCTCTAAACGCTGACAGCCCAGTTTCCAGAACGCTTTTTCGCGCGGATTGAGGCCAAACGGCGCTAAGGCCTCAACATAGGTTTTGGTGCCGCCCGCGCTCAAAAGCTGCTCATAGAGCGGGGTGAAGCCTGTCGGATCCTGACGGCGCTTTTCCATCAGGGAGGATACCAGCAAATCCCCAAAGCTATAGGCATAGACATAGAACGGCACATGGACGAAGTGGCTGATATAGGCCCACCAGTATTCATAACCGTCATTCAGCTTGATCGCGGGGCCGAGGGATTCGCCCATGATCTCAAGCCACAGGGCGTTCAGTTGATCGACGCTGACTTCGCCGTCCTTACGGGCCGCGTGGAACCGCTCCTCAAAGCGGTGAAAGGCGATCTGGCGGATGACGGAGTTCAGGCCGTCTTCGATTTTACCGGCCAGCAGGGCTTTTTTCTCATCAGGCGTTGCGCCCGCCACCAGATGCTCGAACACCAGACCTTCGGCAAAGATCGAGGCGGTTTCAGCCAGCGTCAGCGGCGTGTCGGCCAGCGTCGAGCCCAGCGGCGCGGCCATAGTCTGATGGACCGCATGGCCGAGTTCGTGGGCTAAGGTCAAAACTTCGCGCCGGTCGCCGGTGAAGTTGAGCATAACGTAAGGGTGGTGCGATGACGACACCGGATGGGCATAGGCTCCGGACGATTTCCCGGCTCTGGGGGCGGCATCAATCCACGGTTTTTCGAAGAACACGCGGGCGCGGGCCTCGAAATCGCCGCCCATCTGGGCAAAACTTTTGAGGACGACGGATTTGGCCTCATCCCAGCTATATTTTTTCTGGATATCACTGGTGATTGGGGCGTTGCGGTCCCAGAAATCGAGCTGTTTCTTGCCCATCAGCTTGGCTTTCAGGGCATAGTAACGGTGCGACAAGGCAGCATAGGATTCACTGACCGCCTCGGCCATGGCATCGACCGCGTCGGCATCGACTTCGTTGGCGAGGTGGCGAGACGCCGCGGGGGTGGGGTATTTGCGCCAGCGGTCGTCGATCTGCTTTTCAAACGCCAGTGTGTTGAGCGCCAACGCGAGTGTCGGCGCGTTGTCTTTCAGGGCCGCGCTCAGACCATTAGCGGCAGCCTTACGCACCGAGGCCTGCGGGGCCGCAAGCCGCGACAGGGTTTCATTGAGGGTCAGGCTTTCTTTACCAACCTTGGCGCGCAAACGGGCCAGGGTCTCATCAAACAGGCGCGTCCATTGGGTGGTGGCCGGCATCCGTTCCAGCATCAGTTTTTCAAGCTCAGGCGACAATTCGTGGGGCCGACCGGCGCGGATACGACGCAGCCACGGCCGCCATTTGGTGGCACGGTCGGATTTGAGCGCCTGCTCGATTTCCCAGTCTTCAAGCTTATTCAGTTCCAGATTGAGAAACAAAGTGTCGGTCGACATCATGGCGACCTTGGCGCGCAGATCGGCATCAAGCTTTGAAATACGCGCATCGTCGCGGTTGATGGTGGACGCCAGGGTGGCATAGGCCATAGCCCCGCTCAAACTGTCCATCGCCCGCTCATTGAGGGTTGCGGCCTGATCGATTAACGCCCCCAATCGCTCGGCATCATGCCGTCCGGCCAGAAACGCGCCGTTTAGCTTGGCGAGGTCTTTGATCAGGCCCTGCGCTTTATCGAGGTCGGCGGCGATAGCCGGATCCTCCGGGCCGCTGTAGAGATCAGACAGATCCCAGACGGGCAGTTGCGTTTCAGGATCGACGGGCAGGGGGGCATTTGGGGTCATAGTCGCGTTCAACCACAATGCTCCTCAAAAATCGAGCGGGAATCTTTGCGCTCGAATTCCGCTACGGTATGAATTTAAGGGAAAACGCCTGTCATAACCCTTTTATTTTTGCATTATATGAATTCTGACCATACGACTATCGGGATTATATGGGGGGACGACTTTAATGGAATCTGTGACCATTGATCGGCGTTTGTTTTTGCTTGCGGCTGCGGTGTCTGCTGTATCCACTGCCTATCCCAGCCTGGCCCAACAACAGGCCGACAAGAGCTATAAGCCCAAAGTGGACGCCCCGGTCTTTCAAGGTTCGGGAAAGGTCGTCGTCATAGACGAGGCCCACAATAATTTTCATACGGCGACCGGGCGTTATGAGCCCTTTGCGAATCTACTGAGAGCCGATGGTCTCATCGTCAAGCCTGGTGTCGTAAAGTTCGACGAAAATGCTTTGACTGGCATTGATGCTCTGGTTATCGCCAATGCCCTTCCTCCCAGAGATCGATCCAGCGACACCGCCTTCACACTTGAGGAATGCGCAGCACTTGAGGCTTGGGTTCGATCGGGAGGGGCGCTTTGGCTGGTTGCCGACCACGCACCTTTCGGCGCTGCCACCCAAAACCTTGCGAACGTATTTGGGTTTCAAATGGGAGATGGATGGGTTTATGAGCCGACATCGGGCGGCTTAACAACCCAGATAGAATTTGACCGAAAGTCAGGTGCTCTCGGAAATCATCCCATCACAAACGGCTTGAATGCAAAAGAGGCAATCAAGAAAGTCAAAAGCTTCTCAGGCCAGTCATTAACCTTGCCTCCCGGAGGGGTTGCCTTGTTGTCTCTCGGAGCCGGCGCTCGTGAAGCCAGATCAAATAAGGATCTGAGCGACGCAGAAATGGCCTTCAAGAAGAGGCAGGCCCCTATGGATGCCGCCGTTGCAGGTCGCGTACAGGGCTTTGCGCTTGAGCACGGTGCCGGGCGCCTTGTCGTTCTCGGGGAGGCCGCAATGATAACCGCTCAACGTGTGAATTTTGGTAATGGGCAGTCTCAAACGGTTGGTATGGGATTACGAAGCATCGACAATGAACAATTCGCCTTGAATATCAGCCGTTGGTTGTTGAGGGCATTATAAAACGCTCAAACTGAGTACGTAAATATTGGACAAAATCCCACCCATCCGTACTGAAACGATACATTAACCACATGTCTTGACGTGATTTTCACCTGATGGGCGTAAACCTGTCTCAAAATAATCCGGTTAGGCGGAAATGTCCGCGCCGAAAATCAGATGATGGGTGTTACATGGCTAAGACGATACTGATCTGCGATGACGATCCGACGCAGCGTCGCCTGATTCAGGCCGTTCTGGAACGCGAAGGGTTTGGGGTGGTGCATGCCGAAAACGGCGCGCAGGCCTATGATCGCCTCTCGGGCGGGCAGACCATTGATGCGGTCATTCTGGATCTGGTCATGCCGGGACAATCGGGCATCGACACCTTAAAAGACATTCGCGCGGCCGGTATCAAAACGCCGGTGGTGGTGCTGACCGCCTCGGGCGGGATCGACACGGTCGTTAAGGCCATGCAGGCCGGGGCGCAGGATTTTTTCATTAAGCCCGCGTCGCCGGAACGCATCGTCGTCAGCGTCCGTAACGCGCTGCAAATGGGCGATATGGTCGCCGAAGTGCAGCGCCTGAAAAAACACACCACGGGTCGTACGTCGTTTGATGATCTGGTGGGGGCGTCTCAGGCCATGCTGATGGTCCGCCGTCTGGGCGAACGGGCCGCCAAGTCGAACATTCCGGTGCTGATCCTGGGCGAAAGCGGGGTGGGGAAGGAACTGATCGCGCGCGCCATTCAGGGCTCATCGGAGCGGGCGGGTAAGCCGTTTGTGGCCGTCAACTGCGGGGCCCTGCCGGAAAATTTGGTGGAATCTATCCTGTTCGGCCACGAAAAAGGCTCGTTCACCGGCGCGTCGGATAAGCATCTGGGCAAGTTTCAGGAAGCCAATGGCGGGACTTTGTTCCTTGATGAAATCGGGGAACTACCGCTCGATATGCAGGTCAAACTGCTGCGCGCGCTGCAGGAAGGCGAGATCGATCCGGTCGGCTCCAAGCGCCCGGTCAAGGTCGATGTCCGCATCATTTCCGCCACCAACCGCAATTTGCAGGATCAGGTCAAGGCCGGTGCCTTCCGCGAAGACCTGTTTTACCGCCTGAACGTCTTTCCGGTCGATGCGCCGTCTTTGCGCGAACGCCGCGAAGATATTCCGGCGCTGGTGGAACATTTCATCCGCCGCTTCAATATCGAAGAGGGCAAACGCGTCACGGGTGTGTCGCCCGAAGCCCTGCACATGCTGACCCAGTATGATTGGCCCGGCAATGTCCGTCAGTTGGAAAACACCATCTACCGCGCCATAGTGCTGTCGGATACGCCGCATCTGCAAGCGTTCGATTTCCCGGCCATCAGTGGCCAGAGCGCGCCCATGCCGGCCCCGGCCAGCTACGCTACGGCGTCTGAGGCGGCACCTACACCGACCTTACCGCAGGTGATTGTTGAGCATCAGGCGGCCTTTAATGAACTGCATCAGGACGCGCCGGTGCGTATTCTGGACGATAAGGGCCATCTGCGTAAGCTTGAGGAAATCGAGCGCGATCTGATCGAACATGCCATCGGCGTCTATGCCGGTCATATGTCCGAAGTCGCCCGCCGCTTAGGCATTGGCCGTTCAACGCTGTATCGCAAGGTGCGCGACTGCGGCCTTGAGGGCATGGTTAAGGACGCGAGCTAGGCTCGTAAGAAAGTCCCTATCCCTTGATGCGTTGCTCGTACGCTTCGCTGTTTGAGGGCGAGCTAAGTGTTCTTTTCATGTTGGCAAGTGCATATAGCTGCCATGAACAGAAAGTAGCCTTATTTTTTACACTGTGTATTGAATTTTCAGGGCGTTTTTGAGTTTGCTCCCACGATAATCTATGGGCTTCTGTATTTAAATGCGGCCTTACAAGGCTCTTTTTTGCGGCGATCACGGAGAATTTACTTAACGAAAAATCCCAGGTTGTGTATTGGCGATTATACAATCTGGAGATGTTTTCATGGTAGAGAAAGCTACTGAAATGGAAATGGGGGCGGGATCATTCTCGGTTATCACTGTGATTGATCACGTAAGACGCAATGGAGCGGGAACAGATGTGAGTGACAGATTGTTCGTCGTAGCAAATGTTCTGGAAACCCATAATATTCAAAAAGCCAAAAGAGTTGCAGAATGGATAAATCAAAAGGGAAATGATTTACAGTCTAACTTTTACGTGGCTGTTTTTGATAAATTAGGGAATATTGTTTAGAGAAATTTTACTTTAAAAGTTTCGAATATTACTCATATTGCTTCTTTTATAAATAAAAAAACTAAACAATTTAATTTATATTTTATTTGTTTGCCGCAAACGCTTTCCCAAGCTCATCTGCGACGGGGCGATCCGCATCGGGCTTAATGAAGCTCAAGGTCGCGCGACCGACATGGATGCCGAATTTAGAGACATCGGCGCGGTTGATGGCCACGCCATCGGCCACCAGATGCGACCAGTCATCGAACCTCAGTTTGATCGTCTTGCCCTTATAGGGCACGTTCAGGTCATACTGGATGCGGATAGCATTGCCGCGATTGGTGATCTTGGCCACCCCTTCGACATCGCCGGCACGGCCTTCATAAAGCCCGTCGCTGAGTTTAGTAAATGTCCATGTGCGGCGCTGACGCTCACCGTCGCTCCATAGAAACTGCTCATCCAGCGTCAAGCCGCTGTTGGTCTTGGTGCCGTAGGTCACGACCGTAAAAGTGCGCATGACCTTGGATGAGCGATCCTCAAACGTCCCGTAGGCCAGGGTCTTGCCCGCGAAATAGTCTTCCAGAATAAACTTCGGTTCGGCTTGCGAATTGGTGGCCATATCCAGTGACGCGCAGGCCGATAAGGCCAGCGTGCTGACGGCGGCGATGAGGGCGGCAGGGCGAATGAACATGGCATGGGCTCCGGTTGTGAAAACTTACGCTTTCTACGAACGGCGGCCGGTTTTGGACTGCCTCCTCCTCCCTACGAAGTGGGGAGGTGCCGAGCTTGTCGAGGCGGAGGGGTATCTATCCCCTTTGTACCCCTCCACCGCTTCGCGGTTCCCCTCCCCATGAAATGGGGAGGAGGGGGTCAATCATTATCCATCTTGAGCGCGGCAATAAAGGCTTCCTGCGGGATTTCGACCTTGCCGAATTGCCGCATCTTCTTCTTGCCTTCCTTCTGCTTTTCCAGAAGCTTTTTCTTACGGGTCGCATCACCACCATAACACTTGGCGGTCACGTCCTTGCGCAGAGCGCGGACGGTTTCGCGGGCGATGATGCGCCCGCCGATGGCGGCTTGAATCGGAATAACGAACAGGTGCTGCGGGATCAGGTCTTTCATCTTTTCGCACATGCCGCGCCCACGCATTTCAGCGCGGTCTTTGTGGACCAGCATCGACAGAGCATCGACCGGCTCGGCATTCACCAGGATCGACATTTTGACCAGGTCACCTTCGCGGTATTCCTCGATCGTATAGTCGAACGACGCATAGCCCTTGGAGATCGACTTCAGGCGGTCATAGAAATCGAACACGACCTCATTGAGCGGCAGATTATAGACGATCATGGCGCGCGTGCCGACGTAGGACAGGTCAAGCTGCACCCCGCGGCGATCCTGACACAGCTTGATGACCGCGCCCAGATAATCGTCGGGCGTAAAGATGGTCGCCTTGATCCACGGTTCTTCGATATGGTCGATCTTGACCACGTCCGGCATGTCGGCGGGGTTATGCAGATCAATGACATCGCCATTGTTCATATAGATCTTATAGACCACCGACGGGGCGGTGGCGATCAGATCAAGATTGAACTCACGCGACAGACGTTCCTGAATGATTTCAAGGTGCAGCAGGCCTAAGAACCCGCAGCGGAACCCGAACCCAAGCGCGGCTGAGGTTTCCATCTCATAGGAGAAACTGGCGTCATTCAGGCGCAGGCGGCCCATGGCGGCGCGCAGATCCTCAAAATCGGCCGCATCGACCGGGAAGATGCCGCAGAACACCACCGGCTGGACTTCCTTAAAGCCAGTCATGGCTTGGGCGGTCGGTTTTTTCTCGTCGGTGATGGTGTCACCCACCGCCGCGTCAGACACTTCCTTGATCTGGGCGGTAAAGAAGCCGATTTCGCCGGGGCCCAGCGCCTCAACGTCGGTCGCCTTGGGCTGAAATACCCCCAGCTTGTCGATCTTATAGGTTGCACCGGCGTTCATCAGCTTGACCTGCTGGCCGGGCTTCATCACGCCGTCAAACACCCGCACCAGAACGATCACGCCCAGATAAGCGTCGTACCAGGCATCAACCAGCAGCGCCTTAAGCGGGGCGGTCACATCGCCTTTGGGCGGCGGCAGCTTGGCGCAGATGGCCTCCAGCACGTCCTCAATCCCGATGCCGGACTTGGCTGAACACAGCACGGCTTCACTGGCGTCGATGCCGATCACGTCTTCGATCTGGGCGCGGATACGCTCAGGCTCAGCCGCCGGCAGATCGACCTTGTTCAGAACCGGCACGATTTCGTGGTTGTTATCAATCGCCTGATAGACGTTGGCCAGGGTTTGCGCCTCGACGCCCTGTGACGCATCGACCACCAGGATCGAGCCTTCGCACGCGGCCAGTGAGCGCGACACTTCGTAGGCAAAGTCAACGTGGC encodes:
- a CDS encoding sigma-54-dependent transcriptional regulator, producing MAKTILICDDDPTQRRLIQAVLEREGFGVVHAENGAQAYDRLSGGQTIDAVILDLVMPGQSGIDTLKDIRAAGIKTPVVVLTASGGIDTVVKAMQAGAQDFFIKPASPERIVVSVRNALQMGDMVAEVQRLKKHTTGRTSFDDLVGASQAMLMVRRLGERAAKSNIPVLILGESGVGKELIARAIQGSSERAGKPFVAVNCGALPENLVESILFGHEKGSFTGASDKHLGKFQEANGGTLFLDEIGELPLDMQVKLLRALQEGEIDPVGSKRPVKVDVRIISATNRNLQDQVKAGAFREDLFYRLNVFPVDAPSLRERREDIPALVEHFIRRFNIEEGKRVTGVSPEALHMLTQYDWPGNVRQLENTIYRAIVLSDTPHLQAFDFPAISGQSAPMPAPASYATASEAAPTPTLPQVIVEHQAAFNELHQDAPVRILDDKGHLRKLEEIERDLIEHAIGVYAGHMSEVARRLGIGRSTLYRKVRDCGLEGMVKDAS
- a CDS encoding nuclear transport factor 2 family protein is translated as MSLNASTPHARELAFYAAWNNRDAQGICELYADDVVFSSPFVTRMDMSEDGVLNGIEALFHYVKAALERVPNLHFEGIANCQGVAHNTLVYRNQSSHVVTETHEYDQDGLIRAASVAYSIAPLKRKNYGSR
- a CDS encoding aa3-type cytochrome c oxidase subunit IV — translated: MADHHDAHNDYVKGEMDVHAQQNSYDLFVGMTKWGSLATAAFVLFITVMFAVKGAGFIPAVISTGALVVVGWFMLKTKPDAKH
- a CDS encoding M3 family oligoendopeptidase, whose amino-acid sequence is MTPNAPLPVDPETQLPVWDLSDLYSGPEDPAIAADLDKAQGLIKDLAKLNGAFLAGRHDAERLGALIDQAATLNERAMDSLSGAMAYATLASTINRDDARISKLDADLRAKVAMMSTDTLFLNLELNKLEDWEIEQALKSDRATKWRPWLRRIRAGRPHELSPELEKLMLERMPATTQWTRLFDETLARLRAKVGKESLTLNETLSRLAAPQASVRKAAANGLSAALKDNAPTLALALNTLAFEKQIDDRWRKYPTPAASRHLANEVDADAVDAMAEAVSESYAALSHRYYALKAKLMGKKQLDFWDRNAPITSDIQKKYSWDEAKSVVLKSFAQMGGDFEARARVFFEKPWIDAAPRAGKSSGAYAHPVSSSHHPYVMLNFTGDRREVLTLAHELGHAVHQTMAAPLGSTLADTPLTLAETASIFAEGLVFEHLVAGATPDEKKALLAGKIEDGLNSVIRQIAFHRFEERFHAARKDGEVSVDQLNALWLEIMGESLGPAIKLNDGYEYWWAYISHFVHVPFYVYAYSFGDLLVSSLMEKRRQDPTGFTPLYEQLLSAGGTKTYVEALAPFGLNPREKAFWKLGCQRLESLIDQFEALN
- a CDS encoding Re/Si-specific NAD(P)(+) transhydrogenase subunit alpha → MAITIAIPKETRTGETRVAATPDTVKKWTAAGIVVQVETGAGLGAAITNQAFVDAGAHIAKSATEAIKTADIVLKVRGPEAVEIAALKPGAQVIALLDAYREKETLAALATAGASAYAMEFVPRITRAQVMDVLSSQANLAGYRAVIDAAAIYGKAFPMMMTAAGTVAPAKTFIMGVGVAGLQAIATARRLGAVVSATDVRPATKEQVESLGAKFTAVEDEEFKNAQTAGGYAKEMSAEYKAKQAALVTAHIAKQDIVITTALIPGRAAPILVTKEQVASMKPGSVLIDLAAPQGGNVEGCVPDQIVDVNGVKIYGPTNIVTSIATDASALYAKNLQAFVGLLITKDGALAPDFEDEILKAALVTKDGAIVHPSLKAPS
- the lepA gene encoding translation elongation factor 4 encodes the protein MSTDLSLIRNFSIVAHIDHGKSTLSDRLIQFTGGLTAREMKEQVLDNMDIERERGITIKAQTVRLNYKAKDGKSYILNLMDTPGHVDFAYEVSRSLAACEGSILVVDASQGVEAQTLANVYQAIDNNHEIVPVLNKVDLPAAEPERIRAQIEDVIGIDASEAVLCSAKSGIGIEDVLEAICAKLPPPKGDVTAPLKALLVDAWYDAYLGVIVLVRVFDGVMKPGQQVKLMNAGATYKIDKLGVFQPKATDVEALGPGEIGFFTAQIKEVSDAAVGDTITDEKKPTAQAMTGFKEVQPVVFCGIFPVDAADFEDLRAAMGRLRLNDASFSYEMETSAALGFGFRCGFLGLLHLEIIQERLSREFNLDLIATAPSVVYKIYMNNGDVIDLHNPADMPDVVKIDHIEEPWIKATIFTPDDYLGAVIKLCQDRRGVQLDLSYVGTRAMIVYNLPLNEVVFDFYDRLKSISKGYASFDYTIEEYREGDLVKMSILVNAEPVDALSMLVHKDRAEMRGRGMCEKMKDLIPQHLFVIPIQAAIGGRIIARETVRALRKDVTAKCYGGDATRKKKLLEKQKEGKKKMRQFGKVEIPQEAFIAALKMDND
- a CDS encoding NAD(P) transhydrogenase subunit alpha; the protein is MEVVDPTIFRLAIFVLAIFVGYYVVWSVTPALHTPLMAVTNAISSVIIVGALLAAAASATGSDAWISKGSGAIASAFAAVNIFGGFMVTRRMLAMYKKKEKPAKADGGKH
- a CDS encoding DUF3833 domain-containing protein codes for the protein MFIRPAALIAAVSTLALSACASLDMATNSQAEPKFILEDYFAGKTLAYGTFEDRSSKVMRTFTVVTYGTKTNSGLTLDEQFLWSDGERQRRTWTFTKLSDGLYEGRAGDVEGVAKITNRGNAIRIQYDLNVPYKGKTIKLRFDDWSHLVADGVAINRADVSKFGIHVGRATLSFIKPDADRPVADELGKAFAANK
- a CDS encoding NAD(P)(+) transhydrogenase (Re/Si-specific) subunit beta, giving the protein MTFSDISALAYLVSGVLFILALRGLSSPETSRKGNLYGMIGMAIAVGVTLIGLFIGGELDPVTIGLIVGGIAIGGFAGATIAKKVSMTSMPQLVAAFHSLVGMAACLVAVGALYAPEAFHIADGLGGIKIQSIIELALGVAIGAITFTGSVIAFAKLNGNMSGAPIILPARHLLNIALGLGIVVLIGVLISTAGQATWAFWVIFALALILGITLIIPIGGADMPVVVSMLNSYSGWAAAALGFTLENIALIITGALVGSSGAILSYIMCKAMNRSFISVILGGFGATADTAAGGKVETRPVKQGSADDAAFIMKNASKVIIVPGYGMAVAQAQHTLREMADKLKEEGVEVKYAIHPVAGRMPGHMNVLLAEANVPYDEVFELEDINSEFATADVAFVIGANDVTNPAAKTDKTSAIYGMPILDVEKAGTVLFVKRGMSSGYAGVENELFFRDNTMMLFADAKKMVEGIVKAL